Proteins from a genomic interval of Trifolium pratense cultivar HEN17-A07 linkage group LG6, ARS_RC_1.1, whole genome shotgun sequence:
- the LOC123888325 gene encoding villin-3 yields the protein MSSSTKVLEPAFQGVGQKVGTEIWRIENFQPVPFPKSDYGKFYMGDSYIILQTTQGKGGSYLYDIHFWIGKDTSQDEAGTAAIKTIELDASLGGRAVQHREIQGHESDKFLSYFKPCIIPLEGGVASGFKKPEEEVFETRLYVCKGKRVVRIKQVPFARSSLNHDDVFILDTKDKIYQFNGANSNIQERAKALEVIQLLKEKYHEGTSNVAIVDDGKLDTESDSGEFWVLFGGFAPIGKKVISEDDIVPETTPAKLYSIADGEVKSVEGELSKSLLENSKCYLLDCGAEIFVWVGRVTQVDERKAACQAAEDFVASQKRPKATRITRVIQGYETHSFKSNFDSWPSGSASTAGAEEGRGKVAALLKQQGIGVKGAAKSVPVNEEIPPLLEGGGKLEVWIINGSAKTPLPKEDIGKFYGGDCYIVLYTYHSGERKEDYFLCSWFGKDSIEEDQKMATRLATTMSNSLKGRPVQGRIFDGKESPQFVALFQPMVVLKGGVSSGYKKLIADKGLSDETYTAEGIALIRISGTSIHNNKTMQVNAVASSLNSTECFLLQSGSTVFNWHGNQSSIEQHQLAATVAEFLRPGVALKHAKEGTETSAFWFAVGGKQSITSKKVTNDIVRDPHLFTLSFNKAGKLQEEEIFNFGQDDLLTEDILILDTHAEVFVWIGQNVDAKEKQNAFEIAQKYIEKAGSLEGLSPHVPLYKVTEGNEPCFFTTYFSWDHAKATVQGNSFMKKMALLFGIGHSVEEKSNNGSSQGGPRQRAEALAALNNAFNSSPETPPSADKLNSLNQGGHRQRAEALAALNSAFSSSSATKPVTPRKSPRGQGSQRAAAVAALSNVLTAEKKTHSPDSSPVATSSPVVESSTFDAKSESVPSESEGREEVTETKETEEPASETGSNGNSESKQENVEDGNDSQNSQRVFSYEQLKAKSGSHLSGVDLQRREAYLSDQEFETVFAMTKEAFNKLPKWKQDMLKRKFDLF from the exons ATGTCTAGCTCTACAAAAGTGTTGGAACCAGCATTCCAAGGAGTAGGCCAAAAAGT AGGGACTGAAATATGGAGGATTGAGAATTTTCAGCCAGTTCCATTTCCGAAATCTGATTATGGGAAATTCTACATGGGAGATTCTTACATCATCTTGCAG ACAACACAAGGCAAAGGAGGCAGTTATTTGTATGATATTCACTTCTGGATTGGAAAGGATACAAGTCAG GATGAGGCTGGAACTGCAGCCATTAAAACTATTGAACTTGATGCATCCCTTGGTGGACGTGCAGTGCAGCATAGGGAAATCCAAGGGCATGAATCTGACAAGTTTTTGTCATACTTTAAGCCATGTATTATACCATTAGAAGGAGGTGTTGCATCTGGTTTCAAAAAACCAGAAGAGGAGGTGTTTGAAACACGTTTGTATGTATGCAAAGGAAAACGAGTTGTTAGAATAAAACAG GTCCCTTTTGCACGTTCTTCGCTGAATCATGATGATGTATTCATCTTAGACACTAAGGATAAGATTTATCAATTCAATGGAGCAAATTCCAATATTCAAGAAAGAGCCAAGGCTTTAGAAGTTATTCAGTTGTTGAAGGAAAAGTATCATGAAGGGACATCCAATGTTGCAATTGTTG ATGATGGAAAGTTGGATACTGAGTCAGACTCAGGTGAATTTTGGGTCCTCTTTGGTGGTTTTGCTCCCATTGGAAAGAAAGTAATCAGTGAAGATGATATTGTTCCAGAGACAACTCCTGCTAAACTATATAG TATTGCTGATGGTGAGGTCAAGTCAGTGGAAGGTGAACTTTCTAAGTCACTGTTGGAGAACAGCAAATGCTATTTATTGGACTGTGGTGCTGAGATATTTGTCTGGGTTGGCCGTGTAACACAAGTTGATGAAAGAAAAGCAGCATGTCAAGCTGCTGAG GACTTTGTTGCAAGTCAAAAAAGGCCAAAAGCTACAAGAATAACAAGGGTTATTCAAGGTTATGAGACACATTCATTTAAATCCAATTTTGATTCTTGGCCATCTGGCTCTGCTTCTACTGCTGGTGCTGAGGAAGGAAGAGGAAAAGTTGCAG CTTTGCTGAAGCAACAAGGTATCGGTGTCAAGGGAGCGGCAAAGAGTGTCCCAGTTAATGAGGAAATTCCACCTTTGCTTGAAGGAGGTGGAAAATTGGAG GTATGGATAATCAATGGAAGTGCTAAGACTCCATTACCTAAGGAGGATATTGGTAAATTTTATGGTGGAGATTGTTACATAGTGTTGTACACTTATCACTCTGGTGAGAGGAAGGAAGACTACTTCTTGTGCTCTTGGTTTGGAAAAGACAGCATTGAG GAGGACCAGAAGATGGCTACTCGGTTGGCAACTACAATGTCCAACTCACTAAAGGGTAGACCTGTTCAG GGACGCATATTTGATGGTAAAGAATCACCACAGTTTGTTGCCCTTTTCCAACCTATGGTGGTCCTCAAG GGTGGTGTGAGCTCTGGCTACAAAAAATTAATTGCAGATAAAGGTTTGTCAGATGAGACATACACAGCAGAGGGTATTGCTCTTATTAGGATTTCTGGAACATCCATTCACAATAATAAAACAATGCAAGTTAATGCA GTAGCATCTTCGTTGAATTCTACCGAGTGTTTTCTTCTGCAATCTGGCTCAACAGTTTTTAATTGGCATGGCAATCAATCTTCCATTGAGCAGCATCAACTTGCAGCAACAGTTGCTGAATTTTTAAGG CCAGGAGTTGCTTTAAAGCATGCAAAAGAAGGAACAGAAACCTCAGCTTTTTGGTTTGCAGTTGGAGGAAAACAAAGTATCACTAGCAAAAAAGTCACTAATGACATTGTCAGAGACCCACATTTGTTCACTTTATCATTTAATAAAG CGGGAAAGTTACAG GAAGAAGAGATTTTCAACTTTGGCCAGGATGATCTGTTAACAGAAGATATCCTCATTCTTGACACACATGCAGAAGTGTTTGTTTGGATCGGTCAGAATGTGGACGCTAAAGAAAAGCAAAATGCTTTTGAAATTGCCCAG AAATACATAGAAAAGGCTGGATCTCTGGAGGGACTATCTCCTCATGTACCACTATATAAAGTAACAGAAGGGAATGAACCTTGCTTTTTCACAACATACTTTTCTTGGGATCATGCAAAAGCTACG GTTCAAGGGAACTCATTCATGAAAAAGATGGCCTTACTATTTGGAATTGGTCATTCTGTAGAG GAAAAATCTAATAATGGTTCAAGTCAAGGGGGACCAAGACAAAGAGCAGAAGCTTTGGCTGCTTTAAATAATGCATTCAATTCATCTCCTGAGACACCACCCAGTGCG GATAAATTGAATAGCCTAAATCAAGGAGGACATAGGCAAAGGGCTGAAGCTTTAGCTGCCTTAAACTCTGCATTTAGTTCATCATCTGCAACTAAACCTGTTACACCTAGAAAATCTCCAAGAGGGCAAGGATCACAAAGAGCAGCAGCAGTTGCTGCTCTTTCTAATGTTCTCACTGCTGAAAAGAAGACACATTCACCTGACAGTTCTCCTGTGGCAACCAGTAGTCCTGTTGTGGAAAGTAGCACTTTTG ATGCTAAAAGTGAAAGTGTCCCTTCTGAATCGGAAGGTCGTGAAGAAGTTACCGAAACCAAGGAGACCGAGGAACCTGCTTCTGAAACTGGTAGCAATGGAAATTCGGaatcaaaacaagaaaatgtGGAGGATGGCAATGAtagtcaaaatagtcaacgtgTCTTCAGTTATGAGCAATTAAAAGCTAAATCTGGGAGTCATCTATCTGGGGTTGATCTTCAACGCAGGGAG GCTTATCTGTCGGACCAAGAGTTTGAAACTGTATTTGCAATGACAAAAGAAGCATTCAATAAGTTACCAAAATGGAAGCAAGACATGCTGAAAAGAAAATTTGATTTGTTCTAG